From the Colletotrichum lupini chromosome 1, complete sequence genome, the window CACTTACCTGagtacctcacctcacctagGTACCTTGCCTCACTTCACACCCTTGAGACCGGCCGAAAGCTCCCAAGCCACCATCTCGTCACAATCACATGGAAAAGTGGGAAAGCAAAGGGGAAAAGATCAGGCAAAAGAAAGTTACGGGGGAAGAAAAGTTACTCGCATGGTTGCGTCAAGCTTCCCAGCGTTAAATTTAACCATCATGCTTACTGAGGTGGCTGCCACTCATCACACAAGGTCTTGTCCATCTATACCTTGCGAGATGGTTCGCGCACACTGTGATTGCCCCCCCATCTCTTGTGCCTGGGGGCATGCATCCCAATCCTCGTGTCCTCGCCCTCGTTCTCCTCATCAAGACGTGCTCGTCATTTCTCTACACTTCAAGTTCGTTAAGAAACGCAGGATCCGCCAGCCGCTAGTGTAGATGCTATAAAAAGTTACAGGTGTAGGAGTGAAATGCAGGGAGGTATCGATGCAAAAAAGCGTTAGTCATGAGCCCGTGATGAATCAAAACCCCCGCTATGCTCTGTCAGACTCTTCGCGAACATGGTCCTCGAGTCGCATGCTGAGCGTCTGTGCTTGCGCCTCATCATAATCCGGTGGGGGTTCGTCCGGACGCCGGTTCGCATTCTGACCCCCCGGACTTGCCGGCCGACCGGCCGCTTCttcctgctgctgctgttgctgctgttgcggCGCCAGGCTGCTCGGAGCTGCTCCGCCGCCCTCGGTTGCTTCGTAGGCCGGCAGCGGCTCGTCCGGAATGTTGACCGTCTGTCCCGTTTCCTGCTGCAGACGCCTCACATGCTCAAGTCGTTCCTTGAGCTCCTCGAACCTTTGCCGGAACTCGCTGTGGCCGCCCTCCTTGAAGCTCATCTTCACCTCGACCCGTGGTATGTCGGCAGGCACGCCGCCTCCAGAGACGGGCACGACGGTGGCGGACCAGAACCAGGCGCCAAAGAACGGCGAGCCAACGTAGGAATCGGCGCAGTTCAAGATTGGCGCATGGAACGACTTCAACTCGGCGGTGGGTTTTGCAGGAATGTAAATGACCTGGAGCAGGGTGATCAGCTTCGCCCTCCGGCGCCATGTCATGGGATAAGTCATGCAGTGCATACCCGTTGTGTTGTGATGTATGCCGTGCCATTGTCGCTCTTGCGCGCAAAGGGCGTCCTTCCTTGCTGTAAGGCCTTGGGTACCGACAGCTCGAGGCTTACTTTGGCATTGGATCTGTGTCTGATGTGTTCGTGAGGAAGAGGGTTGATATCACCCGTCTGGGTGATCATGACCCAACTATCACCATGGTCAGAATCTAGGCGGGCCTGGGCAAGCTGTCGTTCTCTCTGGACGGTGCGGGCAATGGTAAGGGCATGCTGCTCTTGCAGATACTGATCCGTCATGGTGGACGGCAAGTGTGGGGGTGGTATATAGCCGAGAGGAGTGTGAGAGAGAGGAGGTTGATTTGATGGTCGAGGTTGGCAGCGGGGTTACCACGGACGCTGGCCGGGATGACTCCGTGGTGCTGGGGCTCGGGGCGGCGTGGGATGACGGGAAGATGAAGGGGAAACAGAGGCAGAGCataagagggaaagggaACATGGAGGGACGTACTTTATTGACATTTTGAACGAAACGGCGAGCAGCTGCAGCGCAGAGCTTCCTAGTTCGTCTCAGCGAGTTGAGGGTTGCGTGGGAGTGGGCGTGGTCGGTAGCGGCAGGGCTTGCAGAGAAGCTTCGGAGATCTGGATTGTGGTGGGGTGGATCCTGGTACAGGCACAGGCACAGGGGAGGTACTTTGTGGGAAGGGGAAAAGGGCGTCGCGTTCTGGGCAGCGGCGAGGGCGGCGTCGGCATCGGCGTCGGCGGGTGTTGAGAAatggtgaggtgaggtaggTAAGGTGAGGAGGTGAGGTGCTGCTGTTGGGTTGCTGGTGCTATTGCTGTTGCTGGCGGCTGCGGCTGCTGTTTGATACACCTCAGAGTCGAAGCGGCGGCCGGCAGAGAGGATGGCGAAGAGCGAGTGAGTAAGTGCCCAGTGGAAGAGGCGCACCGGAGGGGTGGGCAAGGAAGCAGAGAGGCTGATAGCGTTAGTTGGGTATTAGCTGGGCGGATAAGAAGGGTAAGGCAAGGCACAGGGCAAGGTCAGGTTTGGTAAGGTATACGCAGTATGGGAGAGTGGACAGGGTATTCTCGGAAAGGGTGGAGGAAAATTAAGGTACCCTACCTTGTTGCTACTTGCTACCTTGGAGCCTAGAGCGAGGCAAGGCGCGGCAAGGCCAGGCAAATAGGTAGATGTCGTAGTCGTAGTCTTTACTCTGTAGTAGAGGGCAAGGAGGGCAGACGGCTCAAGGGAAGGGAGCGGGCCAGACAAGATGACACAGCTCGACCAAATcagagagagaggaggagGCCAAGTTGCGGCAACTACTTTGGCTAGTCCGACGAC encodes:
- a CDS encoding WW-domain ligand protein, which translates into the protein MSLIGSPAPPKPKKKNKKKHVRIATATLVAKVPFAYGEPGEVRKYLGFLHLTLSRRPPYPHYTTYVTDYLPYSVHYTPIPPQVDERESSFSSSSSSSHTLAILIPYQPLPHLDYLRIRTSPATVVGLAKVVAATWPPPLSLIWSSCVILSGPLPSLEPSALLALYYRVKTTTTTSTYLPGLAAPCLALGSKNTLSTLPYCVYLTKPDLALLSASLPTPPVRLFHWALTHSLFAILSAGRRFDSEVYQTAAAAASNSNSTSNPTAAPHLLTLPTSPHHFSTPADADADAALAAAQNATPFSPSHKVPPLCLCLYQDPPHHNPDLRSFSASPAATDHAHSHATLNSLRRTRKLCAAAARRFVQNVNKVRPSMFPFPLMLCLCFPFIFPSSHAAPSPSTTESSRPASVYLQEQHALTIARTVQRERQLAQARLDSDHGDSWVMITQTGDINPLPHEHIRHRSNAKVSLELSVPKALQQGRTPFARKSDNGTAYITTQRVIYIPAKPTAELKSFHAPILNCADSYVGSPFFGAWFWSATVVPVSGGGVPADIPRVEVKMSFKEGGHSEFRQRFEELKERLEHVRRLQQETGQTVNIPDEPLPAYEATEGGGAAPSSLAPQQQQQQQQEEAAGRPASPGGQNANRRPDEPPPDYDEAQAQTLSMRLEDHVREESDRA